The DNA segment ACTTAATTGATCGTGGCCCTAAAAGCGCACAAGTAATTGATTTTGTCAAGGACAATAATTATCCTTGTCTGCTGGGAAATCATGAGCAAATGTTATTAAGCATTTTGACTGGCAGTAACACTTCTGCATCCGCAATGCAAGCATGGCTGTATGGTGGAGGGCAAGCAACTATAGCCAGTTACGAAGAAGCGAGTATTCCTGAGGAACATATGCAGTGGTTGAAAAGTTTGCCGCTGTATCTCGATTTGGGAGATATTTGGTTAACTCATGCTGGCGTAGACCCTGAAATACCTTTGGTAGAACAAACTGCCGAACAATTTTGCTGGATACGCGACGAATTTCACAGCATTGAACAACCATACTTTTCTGATAAGCTGATGATCATCGGTCATACCATCACCTTTACCTTCCCTGGCGTTGCCCCTGGTAAGTTAGCACAAGGGCAGGGATGGCTAGATATAGATACTGGTGCTTACCATCCCCGCAGCGGCTGGTTAACTGGATTGGACGCTACAAATAACTTAATTTATCAAGTCAACGTTTTTAATAATTCTGTCCGTACCTTGCCCTTAGCTGAAGGGGTGGTCATGGTTAAACCTGAGAAAAGAACTGCTCGCCGCCATAAGCAACGAGCATAATTAATGGTTGACATTTTAGTTAAAGTATGGCTTTGATATTAGCTCGATAAGCCGCATTATCCAATCCGTCACGCTGATTGCTAGGTTGGGCATTAATAGAACGTTGGAGGGCATTAATGCGATCGCCTGTGCCAGGGTGAGTACTCAAAAATGTCGGCACAGAACCCCCTCCTTGCATCAGCTTTTGCATAAAAGAAACCATTGCCGACTGGCCATAACCAGCTTGTGTCAAAGTTTTTAATCCTCTATTATCGGCATCAAATTCATCTTGACGACTGCGGGGACGGTTGAGTGCTAAGTCTATACCAATTCCCACAGCGGCATTGCGATCTAAACCTGCTGCTGAAGCTACACCACTAGCAATCTCTCTTTGCCGCATCTGTTGTACTAAGTGTTTGCCAGTAATGTGACCAATTTCATGGGCAATTACACTCGCTAGTTCCGCTTCATTATCTGCGGCTTTCATCAAACCTGTGTGAATATAGACAAATCCCCCTAAAGTAGCAAAGGCATTGATAGCCTTATCGTCAACTACTTGGAAGGTAAAAGGAAGATTGGGGCGATCGCTATTAGCTACCAAGCGCTGACCAATTTGTTCCACATAGCGATTAATTTGAGTATTGCGGCTGAGTCGAATATTACTACTTTGCAACTGCTGATTCATCTGCCTACCAAGATCAACCTCTTGGCGATCAGACATATTAGACATCTGAATTACCTGTATTCCCCGGAAGAGCAGAGACCGGATATCGAAGGCATTTCCCGGCATTGGTGTAGTTAGGCACAGAGTTAGGGCAACTACCACCGAAATCAACGGATAAAACCAACGTCGCCGTCCATTATGATTATTTGCAAAAAAGTTTTGCCAATTCATAGTAATTAGGTTTATGGGATAAATTACATGACGTATCTAGAGGCTTCTAAGTTGCATTATTGACTTAAATCCAAGTTTCTATACCAGTATGGCTCCCTATTTGCCAACCCGTGATAAACTGGCGCATAACGACAAAACCCAGACCTTTTGAACGATTACCAGCTAATCAACTAAAGAAACTTGCCCTGTCCATGACAAAACTTGTTGCTAAAATCAATTATTCTGCTTCTATCTAGGAAAAGTTTCTATGGCTATTTTAGATTCCAAAGGACGCTTGTTCGGCAAAATCAATCTCCTTGATTTAGGTGCTGCACTGGTAATTCTATTCGTAATAATTGGTATATTTGTTTTTCCTGGAACTACTGGTTCTGTTGCCCAGGTGGGGATTAAAACCGTACCCATTGAGGTAGATTTAGCCGTTCGCGGTTTGAATGTCCGCGATCCTGAGCGGTTATTTGAGAAAGGATTCACAAAAGGCGGTAAAACTAACGTGATTATCCGTAATCAACCCTACGGTCAAATTGGGATAAAATCCGTTCAAGTGTTACCTAGAACCTTAACAGTTTCCCAACCAGATGGTTCAGTTAAGGAATTACCAGATCCCAGGACAAACAATTTCAGTACAGATATGCTTTTAACTTTAGAAGGGAAAGCCCAAATTACTGACACTGGTCTAGTTTTAGGTAAGAGCCAAGTTAAAATTGGTACGACTTTTGAATTAGAAGGTTTTAACTATAACTTTAATTCTACTGTTATCGATGTCCGATTGTTAGATAACTAATAGCAAAGAAGAAGACGCGATAAATCGCGTCTCTACAAGGCTAGAAAAGATCACTAATCTAGCATCGGTAAAAATTGCCGAATTAACCCAATAGTCACAGCTGGTAGTTCCAACTGAGGCGTTAATCCCACATCTTCTAATGGTTGAAATATTCGGATAGCTTGGGGATTCTTCTCCGAAAGACGACGACCAATATCTGGGCCAGTAAATTCTGACTTTTGTCCCCAAATAATCGCGGTAGGAGTTTTCAACTGTTGAATATATAGAGATAAATCAAAACATAAGTCGCCACGGACAAAAGACAGGGCGGCATATTCAGCATTGGGTTGCTGGGCAGATTTTAGGTAAGCTTCGACAATTTCCTCGTATATGCGATTAGACTGGGCAAATTGCCGTTGCTCTAAAAAGTTACGAATACCTGCACTCGTCGCAATTCCAGTGCTATAAAGCACGCGGTCAATAATGGGAACGCTAACTATTTGGGCAAAAACGCTGCGAGAGTAGTCTTCGCCAAAATCGGAGAGTCCGGCTGGTGTGACCAGAGTTAAAGACTTGAATAAATCAGGATAGGCGATCGCGACTCGAATTGTAAAGGCCGCAGTCAGGGAAGAAGCGATTACTTTCACAGGCCCTGTACAAGTCTGCTGGATAAACTCCCGAATCGTTGTCAGATAATCATCAATCATGTAGTTTCGGGCTGGATGCTCAGACCTACCCCAACCAATTAAATCTGGTGCTAAAATCCGATACTCGGCAGCAAAAGCCGGATAAACTTTTGACCACTCATAAGCAGAAGACCCGCCACCAAAGCCATGCAGGAATACCAAAGTTTCCTTTTCCTGTTTGGCGGCGGAATTTTCCTGCCAAGGTGAGCTAGTGGCAGTATAATAAACCATCTTACCTAGTGAGGTAATTATGGAGCGTTGCTCAAATCCTTGTGGCTGAAACATAGGTATCTATTAAGTTTCTATGATGGTGATTGAATATGACGGATAGTTACTTCACCCCAAAGTGCTGATCTGTTGAATTTAAATTCCCCACAATTCTGATGATCGACGACCCAATAATTATGCACATCTGGCCTCCGTCAGATTAAGTAGATCGGCACTATGTGCCTGTGCCTCTGGGGTTTTCAGACTCGCGTCTGTTTCGGGTAATTTTTCGGCTCTGCTAAAAAATATATTTGCTTGTAATTACTACTATACAAGGATTTATCATTAGACATTATTGTGAGTAAGTAGGTTAAAACTGTGGCAAAGGCTTCATTTTCTTGGCAGCAACGGATCAACCAGATTCCTCATTGGTCGCTTTTCAAGTTCAAGAGAGGAAGCCCAAAGCAACGCACTTTCAAGCCTCTGTCTGGGCCGGGAGGCATTCTAGGCTTTTTCACAATTATTGTGGCGATGCTGTTGTGGAACTGGAAATTACTATTGGCACTTCTAGTTGGCGTTGGGGTAATGTTATTAGTTTACTCAATGCAAAAATGGGACTGGCAACTGCACTTATCCCAGATGTGGAAATTTTTAAACAGTCCCAATTGTCGTTTGGCCTTAGCAGTAGGTAGTGGCGGTATTGCCACTGTTAGCACATACATGGCAGCCGCTATCTGGGTTGACTCTAAAAGTTCCTGGATTGCTGCTGGTGCGATTTTGCAAGGCTTGGGAACGTTATTAACTTTAATTTTATTGATGTGGCAAATCGTCAGTTTTTACGGCAACCAAGAGCGAAATAACCTTGATCAATTGTTGGTGAATTTAACAGAACCAGATCCTTTGCAGCGTTTGATTGCCATCCGACAATTAACTAAAATTATCACCAGTCAGCAAGTTGATTCCCAGGTGCAGGAAGAAGTTATGCAATGCTTGCGGCTATTACTAAGTCAAGAGCCGGAAACAGTGATTAGAGATGCGGCTTTAGACAGTTTACAAGCTTTGGATCGCAGGCGATCATCGCTACCATTGAGCAAAGTTACTTATTCGTGATCAACATTGACCGAATTCAAATATGCGTCTTCGGTGAACCCTTGTAGAGACTTTGTATGCAAGGTCTCTACATTGTTTGTTTGAGATATTTAATGACTTTGAACTTTTGGCGATTGTCGATCAATGCGTCCATTACGTACTTGCACTACTAGATGATTGCATCGACGCACCAATTGTTCATCATGAGTAGTCACAATTACGGTTGCGCCAAAGGTATTTAACTTTTGGAGAATCTGCATAACTTGCCAAGAATTATCAGGATCAAGGTTACCTGTTGGCTCATCAGCTAAAAGTAATGGAGGTGTGCCAACGATAGCCCGCGCAATACTTACTCGTTGTTGTTCTCCCCCAGAAAGTTGGTCGGGAAAACAGTCGGCTTTAGTCAGTAAACCTACTAGCTTCAAAGTTGGTTCTAAACGTCGGTAAATTTCCTTACGAGTATATCCTTGAGCTTGCAACACAAAAGTGATATTTTCTGCCACCGTCCGCTGAGGAATTAATTTGTAGTCTTGAAATACTATACCAATGCGTCGCCGTAATTTTGACAGGCGATCGCCTCGCAAACTTTTAATATTACAGTCATTAACAATAACATCGCCCTGTGTTGCTAACTCTTGACCATACAACAGTTTTAACAGGGTTGATTTCCCCGAACCACTAGGCCCTGTGATAAATAAAAAGCCCTTCTTTTTGACCTCTAAATTTACATCCAATAAGGCATGACAGCCATTTCTATAGGTTTTTGTCACAGAGCGTAATTGTACAATTGCATCTGTGTTGCTACTATGCTGTTGAGTTTGGGTATTTTCGGTGTTAATTGATTTATCAGTAATTGTTGGGGTTGTTAATACTGGCATTCTAAACTTTCCTCACGTCCTCAACCAAATAGCTGGAAGTTGTGATTTTATCTTCACCTTAAAAACAGGATTCCCCGCTTTTACCGAGAAATCTCAAATTGAAAGTCCAAAAATAAAAATTTGTTAAAGCTTTAAATATTTAAGTACGTAATAACACTCTACAGTATCTTGTACAGACGCGATCAATCGCGTCTGGGCAATCAGCACTAAATTGCACCCCTGGCGGTCAAACGATAAATAAAAGCTTTCACCACAAATTCCGGCAAAGCCAACATCCGCCGCCAACGCCAGGGTTCTTGATAAAGACGATACAGCCATTCCAAGTTATTGTTTCCTAACCAAGCCGGAGCGCGAGTTTTTATCCCTGACCAAATATCGAAGCTACCACCAACACCAATCCAAATTGCTTGGGGGCATAAATGACGGTTTTGGGCAATCCATAACTCTTGACGTGGCACTCCCAAACCGACAAAAATTAATTGTGGCTGTAATTCGGTCAGTCTTTGTTTTAATAGCTCTTCTTCTTCTGGAGTATGGTATCCAGAATTAGTACCTACTATATTCAATTTGGGGATTTGCTGCTGCCAAAATTCTGCGGCTTGTGCAACTACTCCAGGTGTTCCACCATAGAAAAACAGTTTTGTATCTGGTTGCTGTTGTCCGATTTGTTGCAACAGGCTTTCTGATAGCTCAATCCCTGGACAACGCTGCACTTTTTGCCAAAAAAGCCATCGCAAATACAAAACTACCCCTGCACCATCGGGAATGACTAGCTCGGCATTTTGAATCACTTGAGCAAGAGCTTGATTCCGTTCTGCCTGCATAGTCATTTCTGCATTCAGCGTAACTACATGAGTCCCTATGCTGTGTTGCAGGCATTCCAGCAACCAACCTGGATAGTTACTCATGACATGAACTGGTATTCCCAGTACCGAAAACATTTGAGGCGGTTTAAACATAGCCCGATCTTGAATTAGACTCACACCAGATTCTCCAGACCGTAAGTCTATCAAATTTTTCTACACGCCGTCTGTAAAGAATTGAAGCAACAATATTTATTGGCGCTGCTGTGTAATCAGACTGTATTACCTTAATCTCGGTATCGATCAAGAAAAAATTTAGCCATAATCAAGATTGACACTCTCAGGTCTAAAGACACTGAGATTTTTAGGAGATTTTCACTCGTAAAGGCTGTGCCAAACAGCCACTAGACACTCCGCTTAAAGCATTGTGCTTACTTTTTCTGAGAATATTAGCCGCACCGTTGCAGTCTGCATTCACCAAAATACCATCCTGAGTACGATACAGCCCCCGCTTGATTCGCTTACCAGAGAACTCATACTTCTTGGGGTTGTCAGCATTAAAAACAGGAATAGTGTCATTGTCCAAAAAACTAGCTTTGCTAGTATAGGACTCTTCCTGTTCCGCATACTTGATTCCGTATCGCTCACACAGAGATTTCAGCTTAAGTCTAAAACTGCTATGGGGAATCTGTACAAAGTTTTGATTATTGCGAGAACCAATACTAATAGATTGTTTGATCTCAATATTGAAACCAACTATCAACTTATCAATACGATGCTCAAGACAGTGGTTGATAACATATCTAGCCGCTTTGTTCAAATAATCACGAACCTTGGCATGACGATTAATAGCCAGTCTAGCTTGGCGCTCGGTAGTCCCCTTGATTTTCTGCAAATCCTTAATAGATTGCAGTCTAGCGTTTTCTTTGTTGAACCATTGGTTAAAGGATTTAAGTGGTTTGCCATCCAAAATAAAGGATGCCCCATTGGTATCAATACAGGTTGCTAGATTATCAAGTCCCAAGTCAATGCTAATAGCACTTTCTGGTTTAGTCTCAATCGGTGTTTCTTGAGCTTCAAAGATAAATTCCACCTCAAAAAAGCGGCCATTATATTTTGGGAGTATGCGAACTTCTTTGAGAGTTTCTTGGTTTAATCGCTCAGGGAATGGTATCCAGATTTCACCATGTTCAGCCTTGAAAGCGGTAGACATAGGAATCCGAAATTTTCCATCTTTGACCTTAACTCTTGGTATGATCAAAGGGAAATATCCGTCCTTGGGCAGGTAGTGAGGTAATCTTACTTTACTGCTGTAAAACCCAGATTTAACTGAAGCAATCAATCCGTAGAAGCTGCGAAAAGTTCTGTCAACCACTTTCAATGTTTGTTGAGCAATATCGGTGTTAAGCAACCGATAGTTCTCATTTGCTTTGCAGTGGTGATAATTAGACTCATATTTCAAATGTTTCCGTTCTTGAAAGTAATACTGCCTAACTGTGTAAAGCCCTATGTTGTAAAGGTTCTTACTCAGTCTACAAAGTTCTTTGAGGGCTGTGAATTCATTAACTTTGAGTTTTCGTATTTGATTCTTTTGAGTCAGATACATTTTAGTTTCGCTGTAACTAAGTTACCCTAGCGAAAAGCATGGAGATTGTCAAGATGCAGTCAGACCGAGGCGGTTAAAACCGCCCGTGTCGCTTCCCTCTCAGGGCTAAAGCCACGCTCGTTTCCCGCATACCGTGAGGTCTTATGATTTATTAGCGTGCATCTATATCGAATTTTGGAGGAAGGCATTTGCCATAAATTAGATTCGTCAGATGACAGAGCAAAGAGATTCGGTGAACTCCCTTTTAAAGTTAAAGTAATGTAACTTACGCAATTTGACTATGAGTAAGATTCGTATTGCTCTGATTGAAGATCATGACCTCACCCGTGTAGGTATTCGGACAGCTTTACTACAAAAGGAAGAAGTTGAAGTTGTCGGAGAAGCTGCCAATGCGGCGGCAGGTCTAAAAATGTTAAAAAAGGTACAACCAGATATTGCAATTATCGATATTGGTTTACCAGACAAGGATGGTATTGAACTGACACGGGAGTTGAAAGCTCTCAGTAATGGAGATGATTCAGGCATAAAGGTGCTAATTCTCACACTTCAGGATAACAAAGAAGCGGTGTTGGCAGCTTTTGCAGCTGGGGCAGACTCTTACTGTATGAAGGATATCAAGTTTGATAATTTGCTCGAAGCAGTACGAGTCACTTACAATGGCAATGCTTGGATTGATCCAGCGATCGCGCGAATTGTGTTGCAACAAGCACAAAAGAATCCGCCCTCACGGGAAAATATTTCCACAGATCAGAAAAATATTTTACCAAAATCAGAATCTGGGGAGGAGGAAAATACTGATACTTATACCCTTACAGAAAGGGAGTTAGAAGTGCTACAGTTAATCGTTGAAGGTTGTAGCAATGCACTCATTGCCGAACGACTATATATTACTGTCGGGACTGTGAAAACACACGTCAGAAATATTTTGAATAAGCTCTGTGCCGATGACCGCACTCAAGCGGCAGTACGCGCCTTGCGTTCTGGATTGGTGGGATAAAGCTCAATTTGAGTGTAAAAACCATTAAACCAACTCCACCGAAGTTACAAACTTGGAGTGAATTTATCAGTTCAAAGTGGGTAACTTCTCTTTAGAGATTACTTTTTAACCTTGAGGTAATAGGTGGGATAAAAATTGCAAAATCTCGCCATTTTAGTATCCCAAAATTTAAAGTCAAATATGACTGGAACAGACACAGGCAAATTGAAGCTCATGGTCGTAGACGATGAGCAGGATAACTTAGATTTACTCTATCGTACTTTTAGGCGAGATTTTCAAGTATATAAAGCTAATCATGCCCTGAGTGCGCTAGAAATTTTGGACAAAGAAGGTGAGATGGCTGTGATTATTTCGGATCAAAGGATGCCGGAAATGAACGGTACTGACTTTCTCAGTCTCACAGTGGAGCGCTTTCCCGATACAATTCGGATTTTACTGACTGGCTTTACTGATGTTGAAGATTTGGTAGCGGCAATTAATTCTGGTCAAGTTTTCAAGTACATTACCAAACCTTGGAGTCCTGAACAACTTAAGGTATTAGTTGAGCAAGCCACTGATACATATTGCCTAGTCAAGAAGCGTACCCGCGAGTTAAGTCGGGCTTTGCGGCGAGAATCTTTGTTCAATGCGGTGACAACGGCAATTCGGGAATCGCTAGATTATGATAGTATGCTGCAAAAAATTGTGGACACTATTGGACACTCATTTGCAACTACTTGTTGTTTGCTCAGACCAGTGGAAAGCGATCGCTTGACAGCAGAGGAATTTTGTTACCGAGATTCTCAGTCCAGTTTCCCTGATTTTGCCTACGATCCCAGTCTGTTAATTGAAAAAGTTCTGCAAACCCGCCATTATCAACTGACTCAAGATACATATGACGGCAAAAACTGTCAGCAGATGGTTGTACCACTTGCCTACCAGCAGCATTTGCTAGCGGTTCTTGCTATCTACCAGTGGGGAAAGAAACAACTTTGGCAAGAGGAAGAAATCCAACTGATTGCAGGTGTAGCTGAACAAGCAGCCTTAGCTCTGTCCCAAGCCAAACTCTACCAGCGCCTCCAGGAAAAGCAAGCACAGCTCGGTACTGAATTGGAAGTGGCTCGCCAAATTCAAAACAATTTGTTACGCCAAATTCTACCTGATATCAAGGGTGGGAAGGTGCAAGCCTGTTGTTACCCAGCCCGTGAAGTGGGAGGTGATTTTTTTGAGGTGTTTGTCCATCCCAAAGGCGATTTATGGTTAGCAGTCGGTGATGTTTCCGGTAAGGGTGTCCCAGCTGCTTTATTCATGGCTAGTGCGATTTCGGTATTACGACGGGAATTAGCTCAAGAAACACCAGCCGAACCCAATGTAGTAGTACATCACCTAAATAACGCTCTTTGTGATGACTTGACTGGCAACAATTGCTTCATTACCCTCGTTCTGGCTCGTTATACTCCTATCACTAAAGAACTAGTTTATGCTAATGCTGGTCACATCTATCCCTTAGTTTGGTCACATCAAAACAGCGTAGCCGTTAACCCTAATTATCTCAAAGTGCGTGGCATTCCTTTGGGTATCTTGCCTCAATGGCAAGCAAAATCAGGTCATTTAACTCTCGCTCCAGGAGATACCTTACTGCTAGCTAGTGATGGAATTACTGAAGCTATGGTATCAAATAAATTATTAAATCCTGAAACTATTGAGGATAGCCGACAGCTAATCAGCCGTTCTATGCTCAATCAAGAAGGGCTATGGCAAATTTTACAAAGAGAACCACAACCGTTCTCTCTTGACAATTTACTAGCTCGCATTCAGGCAGATAACCACATTCAAGAAGATGATCAAACTATACTCTCACTGGAGGTTTTATAGGTAATGAAAAGTGAGCTTCATGTACCAAGTGATCTCAATTATTTAAATATCGTCGAAAGCTGGTTGTTAGGATGCTTAAAAATACATCTAAAAGAATCAGTGGATTGGTCAAGGCAATCAAGTCGTTTGCGGCTAGCTTTGGTGGAAGCATACTCAAATGTAGTCCGTCATGCCCACAAAGAACAACCTAGTTTGCCGATTTTACTGCGTTTAGAATTGAAAAACCGAGATATTGCCATAGAAATTTGGGACTATGGCGAAGGCTTTGATATCTCTAACTACTTTCCGCCCAACCCTACAGATAAACAAGAAGGCGGTTATGGATGGCTGATTATGAATCGTCTGATGGATAATGTTGAATATCAGTTACAAGTTAATGGTGCAAATTGTCTCAAATTAGAAGCTACTCTCCCAGAAATAACTAGTTAACAATTTCAAATGCCCAAATTGACGATTGCTAGACTTTTTCAGTATTGTCTAAGCTTACATAAAAAGTCTGGTAATTGCCGATTTTACCGTGGTATGATTAGCATTAATAATATGTCTCGGTTTCCTCCGGCAACTCGCTCAATTGATTCTAGGGCAGCTGCTGAGGCTGGAAAACATTTACCATCTAAGGCCGGAACTTCTGCAAAGTAATCTCGTGGTTTAAACAAGTGCAGAATGTGTTCCTTGCCGTTGGGGGATACCTTAAATATTTTGACTCGTCCAGTTTTCACCACAAAGAATCCCGTTGCCTCACTACCTTGATGAAAAATCACATCTCCTTTGTTAAATCGTTGCAGTTGGGCAATTTTCGTCAACGGTAGCAGTTGTGTCCGATTTAACTCTCGAAATATTAACGTTGTTTGTAACCAACTGCTTAAATCAGATTTATCTACCATCATTGCACCCTAGGCGATCGCCTACTCCTATTTCATGAATCTAATACAGCCCGGCGTAAATAAACCTCCCATTCCAAGTCAACGAAAAGCCTACAAAATAAGCTTTTTGACTTCCGCCTTGGGCTACTAGTTGTCACTGTCAGAAAATTAAGAATTTTTCCATATTGGTTTTGACTTAAGTCAAATCATTTTACAGGGCTGTTGTTCTAAACTAGAGTTGTTCATCAAAAGAGCAAAAAACTCGTAATCATGCTGTTAAAAAAACCATAAAATTTTGGACGTTGCTGAATCAGAGTATGAAATACCAAAATTATCCACTATTAACCAGAAACTCAATCTTTAACGAACCCAAGTTTCAAATCTGGGGTAACGATGGTTGACTCATGACTTTGAGTTCTTTTCTGCAAGTCTGCATTGTAAATACTTAATAGCATGACATTTCTATGCTATGACCACAACTAAAATATTCCCATCAATTCATTAATTTTAACTATGACAACTTTATTTGATCAACTCGGTGGCAAAGAGGCTGTTGACCTAGCAGTTGATAAGTTCTACGAACGTGTTTTGCGCGATGAACGCATCAACTACTTTTTTAAAGATGTCGATATGGTCAAGCAACGCAATCACCAAAAAGCTTTTCTTACCTACGCTTTTGGAGGTACTTCTCAATATAATGGTCGATATATGAGGGAAGCACACCAAGAGTTGGTAGAAAAACGAGGTTTGAACAGCGAGCATTTTGACGCAGTTGCGGAGAATCTCATGGACACGCTCAAAGAGATGGGTGTTCCTGATCATCTACTTGCAGAAGTGGCAGCGATCGCCGCAGCACCTCAACACAAAAAAGATGTCTTGAATGTTTGAATCTGTGAAATAAATGTACAACACCCCGATAAGTTCTCTTCCTGGGGTGTTTTTGGCTAATTTTGCCGCCGTAGAGCCAGTAATTCTTGGGGAGAACCTAACAGCTTAATTTTAGCGTTGATAATTTGTCGTTGTCGGTTGAGGATAAAGAACCAGGTGACATTGACACCACACCAGGAAGTTTGCGCCTTACCTGTTACCTGAAATTGGATGTGCTCATTTTCTAAGGTTTCGACAATTCCTTGACGGGGAAAAGCTTTAGTATTTTGAGCTTCTTGTTCTAAATAGAGAGCGATCGCCTCTTTTCCCACAATACCAGATTCAAAGGGCGGATACATTACGCCATCATCGGCAAATAGGGCAACAGTTGCTGGAAATTCTCCGGCGTTGAGAGTTTCAAAGTAACGCAGGATAATGGGTTCGATAATTCCCTCAATCTGAAATTCTTCTGTGTTTAT comes from the Nodularia sp. NIES-3585 genome and includes:
- a CDS encoding SpoIIE family protein phosphatase; amino-acid sequence: MTGTDTGKLKLMVVDDEQDNLDLLYRTFRRDFQVYKANHALSALEILDKEGEMAVIISDQRMPEMNGTDFLSLTVERFPDTIRILLTGFTDVEDLVAAINSGQVFKYITKPWSPEQLKVLVEQATDTYCLVKKRTRELSRALRRESLFNAVTTAIRESLDYDSMLQKIVDTIGHSFATTCCLLRPVESDRLTAEEFCYRDSQSSFPDFAYDPSLLIEKVLQTRHYQLTQDTYDGKNCQQMVVPLAYQQHLLAVLAIYQWGKKQLWQEEEIQLIAGVAEQAALALSQAKLYQRLQEKQAQLGTELEVARQIQNNLLRQILPDIKGGKVQACCYPAREVGGDFFEVFVHPKGDLWLAVGDVSGKGVPAALFMASAISVLRRELAQETPAEPNVVVHHLNNALCDDLTGNNCFITLVLARYTPITKELVYANAGHIYPLVWSHQNSVAVNPNYLKVRGIPLGILPQWQAKSGHLTLAPGDTLLLASDGITEAMVSNKLLNPETIEDSRQLISRSMLNQEGLWQILQREPQPFSLDNLLARIQADNHIQEDDQTILSLEVL
- a CDS encoding anti-sigma regulatory factor; this translates as MKSELHVPSDLNYLNIVESWLLGCLKIHLKESVDWSRQSSRLRLALVEAYSNVVRHAHKEQPSLPILLRLELKNRDIAIEIWDYGEGFDISNYFPPNPTDKQEGGYGWLIMNRLMDNVEYQLQVNGANCLKLEATLPEITS
- a CDS encoding Crp/Fnr family transcriptional regulator; the encoded protein is MMVDKSDLSSWLQTTLIFRELNRTQLLPLTKIAQLQRFNKGDVIFHQGSEATGFFVVKTGRVKIFKVSPNGKEHILHLFKPRDYFAEVPALDGKCFPASAAALESIERVAGGNRDILLMLIIPR
- a CDS encoding group 1 truncated hemoglobin gives rise to the protein MTTLFDQLGGKEAVDLAVDKFYERVLRDERINYFFKDVDMVKQRNHQKAFLTYAFGGTSQYNGRYMREAHQELVEKRGLNSEHFDAVAENLMDTLKEMGVPDHLLAEVAAIAAAPQHKKDVLNV
- a CDS encoding ketosteroid isomerase family protein, which produces MTDAESTQTNQRNVATINTEEFQIEGIIEPIILRYFETLNAGEFPATVALFADDGVMYPPFESGIVGKEAIALYLEQEAQNTKAFPRQGIVETLENEHIQFQVTGKAQTSWCGVNVTWFFILNRQRQIINAKIKLLGSPQELLALRRQN